TGCTCCTCAGCAGGCTGGTGGCATTTTCAGAAGGGCTTAAAAGCAGACTGCCATGCCCTGCAGTATCATAATTCTTAATTAACAGTGGTGGTGCCAGTGCCTGGCAGCCCTGCAAAGCAAGCAGCCTGATCCACATGTTGCTATTTAAACGGAAATGCCAAAGCACTGCCAGTGCCCACTTAGTCCCCGAGTCTGTGGTGTGCGTATTGGCTTGTGCTTCTTGACTTAGGAGCCCAGAACCTATTTTAGAGTTTGGGCATGTAAAATATTTGAGTAATCGTGTTGGAGAAGCTGAAATTGTTCCTGTCATTGTGGTCTCAGATAATTCTACCCTTTTCTGAGAAACAGCAGAATGAAGGTTGTACCAGCATTGCAGCCCCTGTGACTCACAGCTTGAGAGATTAACAGCTAACTCAGATCAGAAGGAGCAGACATGGTTTTCTGTTTACATTGATATGTCAGGCTGTAAACTGCTGCAGTGGCTGTGGACTTTGAGTTATTATCCTGTCCCTGTAAATTTGGCTTGAGGTAGCCACATGTATTATtttgccaaaataaaaaaaaaaataagcaaaaaaccTCCACAGCCACAACAAAGAACCCCAGCTTCATCACATTATGTATCTCCAATTATCTTGTTTGCATGAATGCATCAATACAAGAAAGGTTTTCAGGACCAGTTTTTATCCAGATGATTGGGAGTGTTCACAGTACTTAAAAATGTACTCCAGAGATAGGTCCTGCTTCTGCTAAGGTGTTTGTATTGGCCTGTTGTTAAAGTGGTACAAACTAATGATATGATCTGGCATGAAGATGTCTAGTATGAAGTTATTATCCTTAAATTATTTGAATAAGCCAGAACTGGGAGAACAAAGTTATATAGGTCATGTATGTCATATGGTGACATGTTATGTAGGGTGACACATATACAAATATATGTATGTGGTGACAAAGTTGTATAGACCACTGTGGTTTTTATGTGGTGACAGCAATTTGTGGATCCATTCCAGGAACCCTAGGGATAGATACAGTATTTCAGCAAAGCCCGGCCTGAACTTCAAGGTTCAGATGGTGTGAACAAAGAGCAAGCAAGGACCTGGCCCAAACTGCTGTCATTCTAAAGCAAAATTGTTTCCCATGTGTCTGTTTTGTCTCTGTCTTCCCAGTCAACCCACAAGCGCCACCATCACGGCTTTGATGCAGAGCGAGATGCCAAGAAAATACACAGTGCCTGTAAAGGAGCAGGTAAGAAAGACTTTGTAGATTTTTGGACTTTGTGCAAAGGGCAGATCAATATTATTAAAAAGCATATACATGAACTTAGGCAAACCAACTGTTCCAACCAGTTTTAGGTAATCTTTATGCTTTCTGTCAAATACTGACTCAAAGAACATTCACACCCATGAAGATAAATGGGAAGGGAAGCCAGCTTGTTCTTCAAAGACTGGTAAGATCTAGCTTGATAATTGCATGTCTCCAGAGCATTAGGGTAAACATGGTATTTGTTCCCTGTGACAGGGACATCAAGCTGCTAAGACTAATTTGACAGTCACAGGGTGTAGCTGGTCAGGTTAGATTAAGGTCATGGTTATATATCCTTTCTCAGGCCTCCAGGGACCAGTAAAGAACATCATCACCTCCATATTTCATCATAGCCCACTGCAGCTCTATCAGCTGAAAGGAATTTACAGTGATTTCAACCTTCACCAGtgatttttaactgaaaatagCTGTCTCTCACCATCTTCTGAGGTAGTTTGAACTAAGCAGCCTGACTGCACTGATGTGAGTGAGGAATGCATAGTGTTTCATGGGCTCTTAAGGTCCATGGAGGTGACAATGTTCAGTAAAGGAAGAACATCCAGGCAGCACACAAGATCAATAAGTTATTAATTCACTCTAGTTATTTGCACAGTTAATATGTATTTAAACATTTCTTCCTGGTATAGCAGTGACATTCAGAATCAGCTAGTTAAATGTTGAATTTTAGGAACTGTTCCTGTTGTACCAACTAAGTCCTCTCAAGACAGTTGCCAGAGGACTCTCCTAATTGAGAGTTTAACCCAATGTTATCAAACAGGAGTATAATTCCTTCTAAAATTGGATCATGCCTTCTGCCTTGGATCTAAGCAGGAAGAACTGGGCAAGATGCCCTAAAGTTGTCCTCTGTGTACCTGGTAGTAATAGAGGGATGAAAACATATCAGCTGTTGCTGAATACCAGTGTAATTTGTATCTTTATCCTTTTTGCTGGTTGCTACTCAGAAACCCTTGTTGATTCCTGCTCCTAAAATCCTGAGATGAGGCACAGCACAAAGCCCAGAGATGGCCACACAAAGGCATCAGACGGCAGAGCTCAAGAGGAGTGTGGGGCAGTGACCACCAGCAGGATGTGTGGGCATCAGCAGACCTGGCAAACGTCTTGATGCCTTTGGTCTGCCGTCCTGTGGGCATTTGGGCAGTGCCCATCAGAAGCCGGGTCATGTGTCTGTCCTGGCTCACGTTCTCAAATTCAACGCTTGTCTTGAAGAAACAATGCCCGAGTCCATCTGCTGGCCCTCAGATGGAAGTGCACCAGGACACCTGTGCTAGTGCAACACCTGCCCTATTGTGTCCTCCGCACATCCAGGTTACATCACTGTGGTCCTGTCTCTTTTTAGCTGTAACAAAtggcttccagcagctctgcttaGTGCAAACATCTGTTTATGTGCAAACATCTGTTTATATGGCAGAGGGCAACAGAAGTGCAAGAGCAAGGTCACTGCCTTTAGGAAGCTTTTTCAATCTATTGCATAAGTTAGAGCTCAAAGCTGACTGAGGGCTTTTCCCCTGCAGAGGGGCTGCGTGTTCAGCTCCTCTCTGTGATGGGCAGCACAACAGCTGCATCTCTTGGGGCATCCCACGCTCCCATTTCACTCTGATTTTTGCCAAGCAAAACAGCATTGGCAGAGACTGAGACCATCCAGGCTGGTTCCAGATCCTTTTTCCTGACTCCATTTAGCAAAATTAAAACCAATTTTTTACAGGCTGTACATCCAGGCTTCAGGTTAATGAGCTGATTCAAACACATCCTAGCCTGCCCCAGCCTCTTGCCCCCCTGCCCTCACTCTGTTGTGCCAGCACAGCATTCATGCCCATAACAAACTGGATCTGGTGGCTGATCACTTGGGACTACTCAAACAAGCATGGTCACCAAAAATGTGTATGTCAGCCTATGGGCACTGGCATAACCCTGATTTTAGGAGCAGTGTCTGTCCTTCTCAAACAGAAGACTCAATTTCTTTGATATGAACAGCATGAGATggtgaaatattattttatggTCTGAACATTGTAGCTGAATACAGTTAAAATTATCCTCAAAAGAATCTTAGATGCTACAAATCCTAAAGGTGGAACCATTGGGGATATAcgtacaggatttttttttttttttttgtctttagaggtcacattttctttcctctgcatTAGATTCCTGATTATAAAATCTCTATGTACAACTTCTTTTTCAggaacagatgaaaaaaaaattattgaagtCTTATCGAGTCGGACATCAGAGCAGAGACAACAAATAAAACAGAAGTACAAGGATTTGTATAGCAAGGTATCTTGAAATAAGTGGCCTCTCTGTTTGAAACCACTGCTTCTGAAAATACAGCCTACAGGCctctgcttttgaaaatatcAAGGGCATACTGCATTTAAGGAGGACACCAGTTACTTTCTGATTCAGCAATTTATTTTATCTCCTGAAATACTGATTATATTTCTAATTTTAGGCCTCAGAATCATCTTGAAGTCAGCCTTAACCAGATCAGAGCATTTTAATCAAAGCTGGGAGAGCTAGAAAATAATTCGTaactgaaatagaaaatatttcagctggtGTTCATCTTCAGCACattcagaaaaagaagttaATGTAAAAGGGAAATTTTAAGTCAGAGTCCCACTTAGACCAGATGCAAATTCAGACAAACTATTTGATCCCACACACTATATTTTTATTGAGTTTAATAGAAGTAGTATTGATTTCTTCCAGTGATGAAGTAGAACATGTTGCAAAACTAAGAAGTTTCACTGAGCACTTGATTTCTGCAGGAGACATAAACTGCCTTAAGGATTTTCTATgtgagaaaaataaagcttctaaaatattatttcagtaaACAGCTGGATCCTGCAGACCTTATTATTAAATTGGTGTTTTCTTAGTGTCTGCTTGCTCATTAATCAGTGTCAATAAGACAGTCAGCACTGAAGATGAACGAAAGCCTTCTCTATGTATAATTTACAGCAAGCGTGATACAGATTTTGGTTACATAAATACTATTGATTTTGTTCTATAATGAGAGTTAACACATATAGGCATTAGAAATTACCAAATGCCAGGAAACCTCACAGTGACATCAGCTCATAGCAACCCTTCTcactttcctgggcagcctgaaTCTCTTGGGAAGGAGGCACAAGTGGTACcatctccctcctgctgctccaggagcttgCAGCATTTGTGGTGTGTGTGTTGAAACTGCTGCAACCCAGATGGCAGCCTCTGACATGAGCAGTCGCGTGTTCATGTGTGGTTGTGCAAGCAGGAACTTGGGAATAATAGACTTAGAGCTGGACTTCTCATTCAGTGCTCTGACCTTGTCAAGTGCTTCCCATACTGCAGGAAATGTTAGCTGCAGACAGGAGTTCAAATACATCCTCAGCTGGCATCCTTGGCATGCACTAGCCAGCTCTCCTCTGGGGTCTTACTGAATTTTGATTTTAGGTTgatgcaggtgtgtgtgtgtgtgtgtgtgtgtgtgtgtgtgtgtgtgtgtgtataaaaatGCTGTTTGCTTGGCACAAAAGCACCTTGCAGAAAtctgctgctttttccaggAAGTCAGTTTTAACCAAAACTTACAAAGATGGTTCTTAGTTTGATCGCCTGTGTGGCAGCTCTTTCGAAGGAGGAAGcttctgcattttatttcagagTAAACTCCTGTTAAGCTTTTCAAAACACTAGTTTGCATTTGTTTACACAAGTAAGAGTCATAACTGGACTGCTATTGACTGGTATTTGAAGATGGGACAATCATTTCAGTCAATCTGAAGCAACTTATTTTAGTAAAATAAGGGAActtattttgtaaaaataaagtCTGTGTATTttaaggctttttaaaaattgttttgtcACTTTTTGGTACAGAAGGAGCTTCTAAATCATTAGATTGCCTGAAACAAATTAAGAAATCCTCTAATCTCACCTCAGCTTTTGCACTAACCCTACTGACTGTCCCCACAGGAGATGGAAGAGGACCTGAAAGGAGACCTGAGTGGGAATTTTGAAAAGGCTGTGCTGGCTTTGCTGGACTTGCCCTGCGAGTACGAGGCCCGAGAGCTTCGGAAGGCGATGAAGGGAGCTGGGACAGATGAGTCGCTGCTGATTGAGATTCTCTGCACACGGAACAATAAGGTTGGGGCACCATCTGTGACCTTCCTTGGGCAGCAGAGAAGCTCACCAAGAGGATCCCTGCCAGGATGAAGAGGGATCAGTCCAGCTTCTGTGGCTGAAATGCCTCTTGCCAGTGTTTGCAGCAATAAGATTGCCATACTAGAGCTGAAACTCTAACAGGAGTTAAGACCAATAAAATTCACATTCCTTCCTTTATCCTAATCCTACCTGCCTTGGATGGCACGGAGGCAACACTGGTGAGAAGAATCCCTGGATACATGTTAAAGGGCAGCTTTGGCACTGCTCTGATGGCTCAGAGGCACAGGAACGTGATcctagtggaaaaaaaaaaaaagttagctCTTGTCTAAATgcagggaaaaccagagggaCACCTGCATGAATCAGGCACCCCTCAAAGCGCTGCCCTCAACGGAGACTGGGAATTCATGGCTTCTCCCACCCCCGTGGTTGTCACCTCACACACTACAGGCATGGTGCTGACTTGCTGGTGTTTTGTTtgctcatttatttatttatttattcatttaattAGTAATTAagacatattttatttatttatttgattattactttctttattttttgttttcctaggAAATTGTAAACATAAAGGAGGCCTACAAACGTCGTAAGtagttttctctttcaaatgCCTTCATTTAAATCCTTTCTCACTGGCTGAActctcacatttttttttttcttcccagtgtTTGATAGGGATCTAGACTCTGATGTTAAAAGTGACACCAGTGGCTCCCTACGGAAGATATTAGTCATGGTGCTAGAGGTAAGGCTGGGGACTTTCCTCTTAGGCAGCTGCCTGACAGagatatttccatttttccactGAGTAACCATAATAATTATTGTCTGGCATTTATAATAATGCAGTTATGATATGTAATATAACAATGAGGTAATTACAGTAAACAAAAGGCATTCTTCAGTATAAGAGCCTTTCATATCTATAGCTTTTTAATATGTAGCATTTTTGTTTATGAAACCAcagatatttttataaatattgatactttgaaaataaaaggattATTTTACTGTTATTTATACCATGGTAAAGGCTAAATACTCATTCGAGGTCATGGCCCCATTATTCTGAATTTTGCCCCAAACCACTAAATCTTATTTGCATCTCAGCTAAGGATTTTAGAATTCAGATACAGAACAACTAAGAAAGAGATTGCTGTTATGTTAGTTTTTCATTCATCaaaaaagcttattttccattagaacatattttatttgtaaCTCCTTTcatgaaataaagcaaaaaatcaACACCTTCATAAAGACACATTATAACTAAGAAAAATAGGAGCACATCAAGAAATGCAGTGTGTTGGTCAGTCTGATCTGACAGCCCTGGAAAATGAAAAGACTGAAATAAAAGAAGTTCTAATGACATAACAGTCACATCACTAAATACATCACAGTTTAGATTCTCATTCTGGGAAGCATTGGTACAGCTCTTTCCAGCCTCTTGTATACTTCAGGAGTGGCAAATACATTTAtcgcttttttttttcattgataaTTTCTCCCAGGGATGGCAGCGTTGGTGAATGCTCAGAGCACATAGGCTAGTCAGGAAAACATTAAATACATTTATCGCTTTTTTTTCATTGATAATTTCTCCCAGCGATGGCAGCGTTGGTGAATGCTCAGAGTACATAGGCTAGTCAGGAAAACATTTCACAGTTACCAGGGCATATCCAGCCCTGTGAAAAACATCAGCACTTCACTCAGGTACTGGGCACCTTCCTGCTCCGGAGGCATCAGCGCTGCCGTCTCGTTAGAGCCCCAGCGCGCAGCACATAAAGCTGGGGACAAGCCCTCCACAAAGGGTTCAGCGAAGCCAGGAGTCCCAGCGTGCCCATCACCGGGCTCGTGTCAGCAGATGGCAGCAAAACCCCAGCCCAAATATCTGAGAGGGCCACGAGCTGAACCCTAACCAGCACTCGGCTGCGTGTTTTTTACGGTAAACTCCTTTTCTGCAGGCAACCCGAGATGAGACCCAACAGGTCAATGCAGAGCTTGCTGAGCAAGACGCCTCAGATCTGTATCAAGTAAGTGCAGTTGTgcaaaaatccctttttccccGTGCTGCACAGCAAGGGCCACCTCAGGGGGACTAAACAAACCAAGCACGGGGACAATGGCAGCGCAAGGAGAGAAGCAAGgcgggcaggggctggagctggatggGTCAAGGGCTCTGGCTGACCTCACATCTCTACTGGGTATGAACAAGAGCTTCCAAAAAATAACATGTGATTTTGAAGGCAGGAGAAGGCCGTTGGGGAACAGAGGAGCTGGCTTTCAATGTGGTCCTAGCAAAGAGAAGCTATAGCCAGCTGAGAGCTACATTTCAAGCCTATGAAAAGGTGAGTTTATTTTCTGCAACGTGGGTTGCGTAGGCCCTCACATAAAGGTGCAGACCCTACAACAACATGTAATGATCAGAAGagacttttccaacctaaatgattctgtgtaGAGTGGACAATCCTTTATCTGCCATTTTATAACTTCTTGGACGCTTtaagaatcttggaaaacatATTTATACAACTGTATCCTGAGCATACAGAAATAGGTGATTTACAGGAGAAGCTGTATCTTCTGCCAGTGAAGATCCCATTCCCCTTCATAACCTACACAGTACTCAGCCAAATAAACGTCACAATGTCTGTTCCTTcccacagctgccaggcagTGAACCCCCCCTCCTGCAGCAAAGGGACAGCAAAGGGTCACAAACTCCTGCCTTGAAGGAAGGATTTACTTGTCTgatcttttcttctccttctcctaaTCAGAGCCTGGCAAGGTGTCTCCTCCTGTTCCCCCCACTTCACACGCTCATATTGGCTGAGGAGAAGTTTATCTCCAGccttttcctctctgcccaCACTGGGCAGATGGCCTGTGCAGGTGCTTTGCTGTGCTTTCTCCTGTCTCCAGGCATAAGGCAATGTAGGCAGCAGGATCATGGCTATTCAGTACTTATCCCTGTGTCACCCAGCAGGGACATTTTATTCATGCCTGGGCCTGAAACTGACCTGATATGGAGATATCTTGCTTGGAAATTACCTCTGAAAGTCAAAGCAATGGGAGTTCCATGGTCCTCCTAGCAGCAAGGTGGAAGATCAGCAGTGACATCTCAGGAAAGAGGCTCCCTCCAGCCTCTGGCTCACAGTCCTGAACTTCCCTGGGAAGACTGAGTTCATCAGAAAACTGTAGTCTTAGGCACTGAAGATGAAAAGAGCTCAAGTCAAAGCCATATTTCAATGTCAGCATAATAAGGaaccaatagctacaaaaatgTTTGCAGCTTAATCCAAGTtttgggctgctgctggcaggagaacAAACCCAGTCACAAACTGATATTCTCTCCCTTGGAGTGGCCCAAACCCTGGGAGTTTGGTTCAATGCTCCAATAGCCAAGCTACCTTGGCTTTTGATTCCTAAAGCCAAGCAGATCAGGTTGCCCAAACCAACCCAACACATTCTGCCTGGCTGCACTCGAAGTAGAAGTAGGCCAAGATTAGAGCCCAAATCTTGCAAGCATGCACTTCTCTTCAGCTGGAGAGATACACAGGGCAAGATCTAAACCAGGTTGGTGCTTTGCAGAACTTATGCCCAAAAGCCTCACATGCTGCCCTTGCTGCCTTGTACACACAGTCTCCCAGCTCTGACCTAAAAGTCAGAGTCTTGAATTGTGCAGGAATATCCTGATATGCAAAGCAAAGTAAAAGTCTTTGAGGTTCCTGAAGTTCACAAAAGTCAGGATAAACTCTGTTTTGAAGAGACAGTCTTCTTCTCCAATTCCCTACAGAATAATACAAAAACTTTGGGACAACCACGGTGCTTGTAAACTTTGCCTGGGAAGCCAAAGACAATAAGTAACAGAACTTCGCAGAGTTGGTAAAGCTCCAAAAATGATCTTATTTATGCAGGAGTCGTCCAGAATCTTTGATAGAGGGGCTAGAGAAAGCTCGAACAGTTTCTGCTGACCAGGGGTCACTCAagaagaagctgcagcttctttgTCCTAGAAGCTATCAGATACCTGGGACTGCATGATGTAGAGATTATCCATCACTTAACCATTGTGCCTTACCTGGCTGCATAGACCTTCTCTTGGTGCCAGTGGATCTGTGAGCACTTATACCAGAGAACTTCATTTACCCTCAAATTACTCCTTTGGAAAGGCTCTAAAGGATCTGGATTGACCTTTTGCCATTGGATCCCGAATCTGATGCTGGTTTGGACAGTGGGAAGATATGTACAGACAGAAGCTCTTATGGCTCCTTTTTGTTCTCATAGGTGTGTGGGAAGGACATAGAAGAATCCATTAAAAGTGAAACATCTGGAGATCTGGAGAAGGCTTATCTGACTCTAGGTAAAAAGCAATAGTTTCAAGacctttcttttcttgttcttgCTGTCACCTGACATTGGTTGTTGGGGGTGTGTGTACAGCCTGACAACAGCCATTGAGTTACCCCTAAACTGAGCTAACATATCTGCCAGGGAAAAAAGAGACAGTTTCCAGTAGTGATTAGGACTCCtttgttttaaaactaaaaCTTGCCAGACACAGctcctttccaaaggaaaagtTGAATTTTTTGCTCTCTAACACAGGGTAGCCACCTCCAAGCTGCCCCTGGGACCATGGCTGGTGATAAATTCCAGCAAATGCTTGGGCACCGTGAGAAGTGTGCTAGCCAGCCACCACAAAAATGTACAGGGTCCTTGACAGCAATTTAGTACTAGGGTTGGCTTTGACCAGTATTTAAACCTGTGCCCTGTCTCCTGTTAGCCCACTGGTATTGCTGTCACCCACCTGGATTTAGGCTCTCACAGACCTTCCTCCTGTGATCTGCAAAGTGAGCAGCTACCCCAAGAATAGATGGGCAAGAGGAACCCCATGGGGGTAAATGCTCATTCTCATTCATGCCATTTTCACTGTGGAATGGCTGAGTACTCAGTGCTGGTAATCTCTTGTGGAAAAATGGACATCCCCATTCAGACTCCAAGATTTCTCCTTGCATACTGATAGGGGATCAGTCTCAGAATAAAAGCCCTGCCAGCTCATATATCTAAGTATAAACGCTAgagtttccttttcttttttacttatTTAATTCTGCTTGAAGTTGTATCACAAACTGTAAATGTACAAGTATAATGAGGCCTCTTACTGTTTCCTTAGTCAGCTGTGCCAAAGACTGCCCAGGTTACTTCGCCACACTTTTGCACAAGTCGATGAAAGGAGCTGGGACTGATGAAGAGACCTTGATTCGCATCCTTGTGACCAGGGCTGAGGTAGGGTACCCTGTGTCCTGTAATGcctcacatcagctctgggagaATACAAATGTAGAGGGTATGGAGTGAGTCCTGATAGATCATGTGCTCAGCAAGCCCTTTTCAGCCCAGTGACATCAGTGGTCACACTCTGCTTCTGTACCCAGGCACCTCTAATTTTGATATTGCatctatttctgttttcaaaggAACTAAACCAGGAAGCATGTAGGCAATTTCAAGTGGAGTCAACTGTACCTGGTTAAAACCAACCCATGGGGAGGTCTGGCCCCAGTAGGATGTGTAGAAGTAATTCCTAGTTAATTAATGATAAAGCAGTTTCCAATTTGAGAATTGCTTATAAACATATGTTGCTATTTTTCTCTGATTCCAGCTAGGAAAAACAgatggggaggagggaagagaaataaaaagccaAAGGAGTTAACTGTCATTTTAAGAAGCACAAAACTTCACAAGACATTTGAGATATTTAAGCACAATC
This sequence is a window from Anomalospiza imberbis isolate Cuckoo-Finch-1a 21T00152 chromosome 1, ASM3175350v1, whole genome shotgun sequence. Protein-coding genes within it:
- the ANXA13 gene encoding annexin A13 isoform X2, producing the protein MGSSHSTHKRHHHGFDAERDAKKIHSACKGAGTDEKKIIEVLSSRTSEQRQQIKQKYKDLYSKEMEEDLKGDLSGNFEKAVLALLDLPCEYEARELRKAMKGAGTDESLLIEILCTRNNKEIVNIKEAYKRLFDRDLDSDVKSDTSGSLRKILVMVLEATRDETQQVNAELAEQDASDLYQAGEGRWGTEELAFNVVLAKRSYSQLRATFQAYEKVCGKDIEESIKSETSGDLEKAYLTLVSCAKDCPGYFATLLHKSMKGAGTDEETLIRILVTRAESDLPAIKEKFLQMYKKPLAEAVRSDTSGDFRKLLLAILH
- the ANXA13 gene encoding annexin A13 isoform X1, which gives rise to MGSSHSQSYKLAEDIRKPAIGATTLSADEPSTHKRHHHGFDAERDAKKIHSACKGAGTDEKKIIEVLSSRTSEQRQQIKQKYKDLYSKEMEEDLKGDLSGNFEKAVLALLDLPCEYEARELRKAMKGAGTDESLLIEILCTRNNKEIVNIKEAYKRLFDRDLDSDVKSDTSGSLRKILVMVLEATRDETQQVNAELAEQDASDLYQAGEGRWGTEELAFNVVLAKRSYSQLRATFQAYEKVCGKDIEESIKSETSGDLEKAYLTLVSCAKDCPGYFATLLHKSMKGAGTDEETLIRILVTRAESDLPAIKEKFLQMYKKPLAEAVRSDTSGDFRKLLLAILH